One window of the Methanocaldococcus vulcanius M7 genome contains the following:
- a CDS encoding THUMP domain-containing protein: MRPVALITTKPGFEPELKKEIESLKIKKKVVWTPFRGLLKVLSYDPNKFLREVEYNKEELKFLFRVIPLEKECETNIESIKRAVFSLIEKKKDKIIGKSFVVRCNRRGSHSFKSEDIEREIGKYILDKFNNLNLKVNLKNWDFKVNIEILQDESYVSVFTESFKDISIHKNIQNLEKLKKYEARPLNRSERKMQELIEKFPELFIDLNCVVDIGASPGGWAKLLSKLAKKVYAIDTGELKVKNDNIIHIKKRAESVNFKEDINEDIDLITNDTNLYPIESILLTLRFVNYLKSGGYIIHTVKAEDYSKKKSSLSEILEILNRRSDIHIYKIINLKANTKNELTLILKKV; this comes from the coding sequence ATGAGGCCGGTAGCATTGATCACCACAAAACCGGGATTCGAGCCAGAACTTAAAAAAGAAATTGAATCCCTTAAAATAAAGAAAAAGGTTGTATGGACACCATTTAGAGGATTACTAAAAGTATTATCTTACGATCCTAACAAATTTTTAAGAGAAGTAGAGTATAATAAGGAAGAACTTAAATTTTTATTTCGAGTAATTCCATTAGAAAAAGAGTGTGAGACAAATATAGAAAGCATAAAGAGGGCAGTTTTTTCTTTAATTGAAAAGAAAAAAGATAAAATAATTGGTAAATCTTTTGTTGTAAGATGCAACAGAAGAGGATCGCATTCATTTAAAAGTGAGGATATAGAAAGAGAAATTGGAAAATACATCTTAGATAAATTTAATAATTTAAATTTAAAAGTAAATTTAAAAAACTGGGATTTTAAAGTAAATATTGAAATCTTACAAGATGAATCTTACGTTTCAGTATTTACTGAGAGTTTTAAAGATATTTCAATACATAAAAACATACAAAACTTAGAAAAGTTAAAAAAGTATGAAGCGAGACCATTGAATAGATCAGAGAGAAAAATGCAGGAGTTAATAGAAAAGTTTCCAGAGTTGTTTATCGATCTTAATTGTGTGGTAGATATAGGCGCATCTCCAGGAGGTTGGGCTAAACTCTTATCTAAATTAGCAAAAAAGGTTTATGCGATAGATACCGGAGAATTAAAAGTTAAAAATGACAATATCATTCATATAAAAAAGAGGGCAGAATCTGTAAATTTTAAAGAGGATATTAACGAAGATATTGACCTAATAACTAATGATACTAATTTATATCCTATTGAATCGATTTTGTTAACACTAAGATTTGTAAACTATTTGAAATCAGGAGGTTATATTATCCACACAGTAAAAGCTGAGGACTATTCTAAAAAGAAATCCTCTTTGAGTGAAATTTTAGAGATATTGAACCGTAGATCAGATATTCACATATATAAGATAATTAATTTAAAGGCAAATACTAAAAATGAACTCACATTGATACTCAAAAAAGTGTAG
- a CDS encoding histone family protein, whose translation MAELPVAPCVRILKKAGAERVSEEAGKYFAEVLEEIALEIAKKSVELAKHAKRKTVKVEDVKMALNG comes from the coding sequence ATGGCTGAGCTTCCAGTTGCACCATGCGTAAGGATATTGAAAAAGGCGGGAGCAGAGAGAGTTAGTGAAGAGGCAGGAAAATACTTTGCTGAGGTATTAGAAGAAATTGCATTAGAGATCGCTAAGAAATCTGTCGAATTGGCTAAGCATGCGAAGAGAAAGACCGTTAAAGTTGAAGATGTAAAGATGGCTTTGAATGGATAG
- a CDS encoding DUF2116 family Zn-ribbon domain-containing protein, with amino-acid sequence MEIPKHRHCLNCGISIPPDQVFCSEKCRLEYMQRRKRMLRTQYMFLAIAGLIILYYIITIAFKV; translated from the coding sequence ATGGAAATACCAAAACATAGACATTGTTTAAACTGTGGGATTTCTATTCCACCAGATCAAGTATTCTGCTCAGAAAAATGCAGATTAGAGTATATGCAAAGAAGAAAGAGAATGTTAAGGACACAATACATGTTTTTAGCAATTGCAGGGCTTATCATTCTCTACTACATAATTACAATTGCATTCAAAGTTTAA
- the pyrH gene encoding UMP kinase, which produces MRIVFDLGGSVVMPKEGADPEKIKKYANTFKEIKDEGHEVAIVVGGGKTAREYIEIGRKLGANESFCDELGIMATRMNAMILITALGNYSIKKVPTSFEEAEFILNLGKIPVMGGTHPAHTTDAVAASLAEFINADLLVIGTNVDGVYDKDPNKYSDAKKHEKMSVKELVELSLSSSLKAGSSSVVDPLAAKIIERAKLKVAVVKGTPEELLNVSRGVINGTIIEG; this is translated from the coding sequence ATGAGGATCGTTTTTGACTTGGGCGGATCGGTTGTGATGCCAAAAGAAGGAGCAGATCCAGAAAAAATTAAAAAATATGCAAATACTTTTAAGGAAATTAAAGATGAAGGGCATGAAGTTGCGATAGTAGTTGGAGGAGGTAAAACTGCAAGGGAGTATATTGAAATAGGTAGAAAACTCGGAGCAAATGAAAGTTTTTGTGATGAGCTTGGGATAATGGCTACGAGAATGAATGCAATGATACTAATAACCGCCTTAGGAAATTATAGTATAAAAAAAGTCCCTACATCATTTGAAGAGGCAGAGTTTATTTTAAATTTGGGAAAAATTCCTGTTATGGGAGGAACACATCCTGCACATACAACGGATGCGGTAGCTGCTTCATTAGCAGAGTTCATAAACGCAGATCTATTAGTTATAGGAACGAATGTCGATGGTGTTTATGATAAAGACCCAAATAAATATTCAGATGCAAAAAAACATGAAAAGATGAGTGTAAAAGAACTTGTGGAATTGTCATTATCCTCTTCATTAAAAGCTGGATCTTCCTCAGTAGTTGATCCCCTTGCAGCGAAAATTATTGAGAGGGCTAAATTAAAAGTAGCAGTAGTCAAGGGAACTCCAGAAGAACTCCTAAATGTCAGTAGAGGAGTCATAAACGGAACAATAATAGAGGGATAG